A section of the Nitrososphaerota archaeon genome encodes:
- a CDS encoding molecular chaperone DnaJ: MDSSQAYLILNLRPNATHNEVKQAYRKLVLESHPDRNDSEQEGNKFKMITEAYHTLKNNRAQSSKLNQKRNIHPRTEQEKSTYRWGSRHTDKIPEEDWSKYTKQTEQADPHFWQEYVAEFWKNYESVKSKQAKNPYDFEVTQEKKPNLFSSVEHSLCIGCCSCEIIAPQVFHIDKLSKMNPKSNVINQTGASVEKIMDAAQTCPTKAIKVEDIEAGRRLYPY; this comes from the coding sequence TTGGATTCATCACAGGCATATCTAATATTGAATCTAAGGCCTAATGCAACACATAATGAAGTCAAGCAGGCATACAGAAAGCTCGTTTTAGAATCACACCCAGATCGAAACGATTCTGAACAGGAAGGGAATAAATTCAAGATGATCACGGAGGCATACCATACTCTAAAAAACAATAGAGCCCAGTCCTCAAAACTAAATCAAAAAAGAAACATACATCCCAGAACAGAACAAGAAAAATCCACATACAGATGGGGGTCACGTCATACGGATAAAATACCAGAAGAAGATTGGAGTAAGTACACAAAACAAACAGAACAAGCAGACCCACATTTTTGGCAGGAATACGTCGCAGAATTTTGGAAAAACTATGAATCTGTAAAATCAAAACAAGCCAAGAATCCATATGATTTTGAGGTAACACAGGAAAAGAAACCCAATTTGTTTTCAAGTGTAGAGCACAGTCTGTGCATTGGGTGCTGTAGTTGTGAAATTATAGCACCGCAGGTATTTCATATCGATAAACTATCAAAGATGAATCCTAAATCAAATGTAATAAATCAGACAGGTGCAAGTGTCGAAAAAATAATGGATGCCGCCCAAACATGTCCTACAAAAGCAATCAAAGTAGAAGATATAGAGGCTGGAAGACGCCTATACCCATACTAG
- a CDS encoding RNA polymerase Rbp10, which produces MSEEPNTIDAPVEMAPATEKFDVIYTCLRCGTNVTNTELTRLPEIKCICGFRVFTKARPPIVKTLPAV; this is translated from the coding sequence ATGTCGGAAGAACCTAATACAATTGACGCACCAGTCGAAATGGCACCAGCAACTGAAAAGTTTGATGTTATTTACACATGCCTTCGTTGCGGAACAAACGTGACAAATACCGAACTCACAAGACTACCTGAAATAAAGTGTATTTGTGGTTTCAGAGTATTTACCAAAGCACGACCACCAATCGTCAAAACACTGCCAGCAGTCTAA
- the phaC gene encoding class III poly(R)-hydroxyalkanoic acid synthase subunit PhaC, which translates to MENEIIDPKLMEEFLSFTKNVTEAPNLVPVPDEITLESTPFDVVYEQDKMRLLHYRPLVEKQTKTPFLISYAIINRFHILDIQQKKSWVRKLIESGIDVYMIDWGTPSNIDKYLDFDDYVNLYMDNCVDFVRKEAQVDNISVQGYCTGGTIATIYSTLHPKKVRNLVVTAPVIDGWKDTTVVSNMAKHMKIDMLVDTIGNMPPEFMYYCFSILKPFEQGLEKYYKFFKNIHDKEFVDNFLRIEKWLSDTPPIPGELFRQWMRDIYQENLLIQNKMYVGGKQINLKNITMPIFVQVAVGDHLVSPECSMPIYYAVSSEDKTMRVYPIGHVGMIASSFSQKQILPELCQWIKERS; encoded by the coding sequence ATGGAAAATGAGATAATTGATCCAAAATTAATGGAGGAATTCCTCAGTTTTACAAAAAATGTTACAGAGGCACCAAATCTAGTTCCAGTCCCAGATGAAATAACATTAGAGTCAACTCCGTTTGATGTTGTATATGAGCAAGACAAAATGCGGCTACTCCATTATAGGCCACTCGTTGAAAAGCAAACCAAGACTCCCTTTCTGATAAGTTATGCAATCATCAATCGATTTCACATTCTAGACATTCAACAAAAGAAAAGCTGGGTAAGAAAGTTGATCGAGAGTGGTATTGATGTATACATGATTGATTGGGGTACACCTTCAAACATTGACAAATATCTCGACTTTGATGACTATGTTAATTTGTACATGGACAATTGCGTAGATTTCGTAAGAAAAGAAGCCCAAGTCGACAACATATCGGTGCAGGGATATTGTACTGGTGGAACAATAGCCACAATTTACTCGACACTACACCCAAAAAAGGTGCGTAATTTGGTAGTAACCGCGCCAGTGATTGATGGATGGAAGGATACCACCGTAGTAAGCAACATGGCAAAACACATGAAAATTGACATGTTAGTAGATACAATCGGAAATATGCCTCCAGAATTCATGTATTATTGCTTTTCAATCCTCAAACCATTTGAGCAGGGATTAGAAAAATATTACAAATTTTTCAAAAATATACACGATAAAGAATTTGTGGATAATTTCCTGCGCATCGAAAAATGGCTTAGTGATACTCCACCCATACCGGGAGAGTTATTCAGGCAATGGATGAGGGATATTTATCAGGAGAATCTACTAATCCAAAACAAGATGTATGTAGGTGGAAAACAAATTAATCTCAAAAATATCACTATGCCAATTTTTGTTCAGGTTGCGGTAGGGGATCATCTTGTCTCACCAGAATGTAGCATGCCCATATACTATGCCGTTTCTAGTGAGGATAAAACGATGCGTGTGTATCCAATAGGACATGTTGGAATGATTGCAAGTTCTTTTTCACAAAAGCAAATTTTGCCTGAGCTTTGTCAGTGGATTAAAGAAAGATCTTAG
- a CDS encoding alpha/beta hydrolase — protein MQEAFVTVDGNRIRYLKAGSEKKNLLLIHGLGASAERWEFVIPSFSKHFTVYVPDLIGFGLSEKPNVDYTTEFFSDFISSFLREINVKKVTVVGSSLGGQIAIDYVIHNQQNVEKLILVSPAGAMKQSTPALDAYIMAALYPDNDTAKNAFSMMTGNNKEVNQTTVDGFVQRMLMPNAKYAFMSTILGLKNAPEISTKLEVLEIPTLVIWGELDPVIPIKYAEYFVQKIRDCRFYRMENCGHTPYVEDPKEFVKIALGFIH, from the coding sequence ATGCAAGAAGCATTTGTAACTGTTGACGGCAATAGGATTCGATACCTAAAGGCAGGTTCTGAAAAGAAAAATCTATTACTCATTCATGGGCTTGGAGCATCCGCAGAAAGATGGGAATTTGTAATTCCGAGTTTTAGCAAACACTTTACAGTTTATGTTCCGGATCTGATCGGATTTGGACTCAGTGAAAAACCAAACGTGGATTATACTACAGAGTTTTTCTCTGATTTTATTTCCTCATTTCTGAGAGAAATTAATGTCAAAAAAGTCACGGTGGTTGGTTCTTCACTTGGTGGTCAAATAGCTATTGATTATGTAATACACAATCAACAAAATGTTGAAAAATTGATTCTAGTTTCACCTGCAGGTGCAATGAAGCAATCGACTCCTGCGTTGGATGCATACATAATGGCTGCTTTGTATCCTGATAATGATACCGCGAAAAATGCATTCTCCATGATGACTGGAAATAATAAAGAAGTTAACCAAACCACCGTGGATGGTTTCGTGCAAAGGATGCTGATGCCCAACGCAAAATATGCGTTCATGTCTACAATTCTTGGACTAAAAAATGCACCAGAAATATCTACAAAACTGGAGGTGCTAGAAATTCCCACACTAGTTATCTGGGGTGAACTGGATCCGGTAATACCGATAAAATATGCGGAATATTTTGTGCAGAAGATTCGTGATTGTAGGTTCTATCGAATGGAAAACTGCGGCCACACGCCTTATGTGGAGGATCCGAAAGAATTTGTCAAAATCGCACTCGGTTTTATTCACTGA
- a CDS encoding aminotransferase class III-fold pyridoxal phosphate-dependent enzyme — MDKIERIYRKKTIKSAKLFAESKKRHVNGVSHNIRFFPPYPFVTKSASGKYLIDVDSNKYVDFWMGHWSLILGHKASQVFASVREQLRHGWMYGTVNKNTIELSERIAVVVPVAEKIRYVTTGTEATMYAVRLARAITKKKIIAKIDGGWHGYTTDLLKTVNYPFNQTESSGLTDEKNIISLPYNDLEKSISILQSAKNDLAGILIEPILGGAGCIPATKDYLKGIQEFAKKKSALYILDEIVTGFRFRNGCLYSTMNLDPDIVTLGKIVGGGFPIGVICGKNEIMQYADTQSFSRKDRAYIGGGTFSANPMTMTAGATTLDVLKNNKSIYPKIKRLGDEARRKIARVFDGKVITTGKDSLFMVHFVQSGVSEVNNAKDASKCDMRMLHKFHFEMIVKDGIFFLPGKLGAFSNAHSTSDLKMLVDASERFSENN, encoded by the coding sequence TTGGATAAAATAGAAAGGATTTACAGAAAAAAAACAATAAAGTCAGCCAAACTATTTGCAGAATCAAAAAAACGTCACGTTAACGGCGTCAGCCATAATATTCGATTTTTTCCCCCATACCCATTTGTGACAAAGTCAGCATCTGGGAAATACCTAATTGATGTAGATTCCAACAAATATGTTGATTTTTGGATGGGGCATTGGAGTCTCATTTTGGGCCACAAAGCATCTCAGGTCTTTGCTAGTGTTCGTGAGCAACTACGTCATGGTTGGATGTATGGAACCGTCAACAAGAACACAATAGAACTATCAGAAAGAATCGCTGTAGTAGTTCCAGTTGCAGAAAAAATTCGCTACGTTACAACAGGAACAGAGGCCACAATGTATGCAGTTAGACTTGCTCGTGCAATTACCAAGAAAAAAATAATTGCTAAAATCGATGGTGGGTGGCATGGATACACAACAGACCTTTTAAAAACGGTGAACTATCCTTTCAATCAAACAGAGAGTAGCGGTCTAACAGATGAAAAAAATATCATATCATTACCCTATAATGATTTGGAGAAATCAATTAGCATTTTACAATCTGCAAAAAATGATCTTGCAGGCATATTAATAGAGCCAATACTAGGTGGGGCAGGCTGCATTCCTGCAACAAAAGATTATCTAAAAGGAATTCAAGAATTTGCAAAAAAGAAGAGCGCACTATACATTTTAGATGAAATTGTGACGGGATTCAGGTTCAGAAACGGCTGCCTCTATAGTACTATGAATTTGGATCCGGACATTGTCACATTGGGAAAAATTGTTGGGGGAGGATTTCCAATCGGTGTAATTTGTGGGAAAAATGAGATCATGCAATATGCCGATACTCAATCATTTTCAAGAAAGGATAGAGCATATATCGGCGGAGGAACTTTTTCAGCAAATCCGATGACAATGACTGCAGGCGCCACCACATTAGATGTTTTAAAGAATAACAAATCAATCTATCCAAAAATCAAAAGACTTGGAGACGAAGCACGTAGAAAAATAGCACGTGTGTTTGACGGCAAAGTGATCACGACTGGAAAAGATTCTTTGTTTATGGTACATTTTGTACAGAGTGGAGTTTCAGAAGTAAACAATGCAAAGGACGCATCAAAATGTGATATGAGAATGCTACATAAATTTCACTTTGAAATGATTGTAAAGGATGGGATATTTTTCCTACCTGGAAAACTTGGAGCATTTTCCAATGCGCACTCTACATCAGATTTAAAGATGCTTGTTGACGCATCTGAAAGATTCTCCGAGAACAACTGA
- a CDS encoding TIGR00725 family protein, with product MAKKRQILVIGNDESGSTPEIEKLAYEVGFEVAKSDSVLITGGLGGVMKAASHGAHDAGGLTVGIIPQDNPSYANEYCDIVISSGLGLSRDFLNALSADGVIIVGGGSGTLSETCAAYMHKKPITALRSSGGIATKFADQYLDHRQNVKIVGVETPQEAVDYILSQITA from the coding sequence TTGGCAAAAAAACGACAAATTCTAGTCATAGGAAATGATGAAAGCGGTTCGACTCCTGAGATAGAAAAACTTGCATATGAGGTTGGATTTGAAGTAGCAAAATCTGACTCTGTTCTAATAACTGGTGGACTTGGAGGTGTGATGAAGGCAGCATCGCATGGCGCGCACGATGCTGGCGGGCTTACTGTTGGAATAATCCCACAGGACAATCCCTCATATGCAAACGAATACTGCGATATAGTCATTTCAAGTGGACTGGGTCTATCTAGGGATTTTCTTAACGCGTTATCGGCAGATGGCGTAATTATTGTGGGCGGTGGCTCTGGAACCTTGTCTGAAACTTGTGCTGCATACATGCACAAAAAACCAATCACAGCGTTAAGATCTTCTGGAGGAATCGCAACAAAATTTGCAGATCAATATTTAGATCATAGACAAAATGTCAAAATTGTTGGTGTAGAGACACCGCAAGAAGCTGTCGATTATATCCTAAGTCAAATTACTGCATAG
- a CDS encoding DNA protection protein DPS (play a key role in DNA protection against oxidative stress by oxidizing Fe(II) to Fe(III); induced by iron depletion and hydrogen peroxide), with protein MVTSSEPNVVGVSVLKQNGVDIDELIKLLIYNASVEFTAYYYFTNLRMHCTGVDGEGIKGVIEDARLEDLSHFESCLSRIYELGGSLPNDATEFIKMSGCEFLQLPPNKTDLRAIMEKCLKAEQGAIVNWNKICQMTHGKDPATYDVAKDILREEIEHEAWFLELLYGRPSAHMRRKFPGERPHTYKHSRALG; from the coding sequence ATGGTTACAAGTTCAGAACCAAACGTTGTCGGCGTAAGTGTTCTAAAACAAAATGGCGTAGATATTGACGAGCTAATAAAACTTCTAATCTACAACGCGTCGGTGGAATTCACTGCATACTATTATTTCACGAATCTTAGAATGCACTGCACCGGAGTAGATGGTGAGGGAATAAAAGGCGTAATCGAAGATGCACGTCTTGAAGATCTTAGTCATTTCGAGTCCTGTCTGTCTAGGATCTATGAGCTTGGTGGAAGTCTACCAAATGATGCCACTGAGTTTATCAAAATGTCTGGCTGCGAGTTTCTGCAACTCCCACCGAACAAAACTGATCTTAGGGCAATAATGGAAAAATGCCTCAAGGCAGAACAAGGTGCAATTGTAAATTGGAACAAAATATGTCAGATGACACATGGAAAAGATCCGGCTACATATGATGTCGCTAAAGACATCTTACGTGAGGAAATAGAACACGAGGCGTGGTTCTTGGAACTCTTGTATGGCAGACCCTCTGCGCATATGAGAAGAAAATTTCCAGGCGAACGACCACACACTTACAAACATTCTAGGGCATTAGGCTGA
- a CDS encoding tetratricopeptide repeat protein, whose amino-acid sequence MKYFVIMIFVVFTIIIIQIEPIFADEIVKQSNIAYKEATKHFLKGQYKDAIELYDKILKNYPDHTEVLKRKGVAQSNLGLHQKSMSDFYKVYKKNNNDVTALLGLGVGFGNYGEYKEAKIYFDQAYQIYPNNTVAKNYKEFADKVIKKYPYHPTVKPKNWSTAPDQKTFESYVNSISSKVKKDKRYIEYPNPSFDVIKKFLRDYEKWNFEQQIKAGSSGFPNPVITRENNMYVLNYKIFVNKQPAGLPLDHVSTLTQSTKFWESHIFNSTQGQAVVKFSYTETKSDANVWVTWTVRKLGEGVLGHAHIGKGVVEVALGDYNCDGRFQLYDVATVEKIMRHELGHSIGLGHTDNTDSIMYPSMKPKYAYCLLT is encoded by the coding sequence ATGAAATATTTTGTTATTATGATTTTTGTAGTGTTTACGATAATAATCATTCAAATTGAACCGATTTTCGCAGATGAAATAGTAAAACAGTCAAACATTGCATACAAAGAAGCCACAAAACACTTTCTGAAAGGCCAATACAAAGATGCAATCGAACTATATGATAAAATTCTCAAAAATTATCCTGATCATACAGAAGTACTAAAAAGGAAAGGAGTTGCACAAAGCAATCTAGGATTACATCAAAAATCAATGTCAGATTTTTACAAAGTTTACAAAAAAAATAACAATGACGTCACAGCACTACTTGGACTCGGAGTAGGCTTTGGCAACTATGGTGAGTATAAAGAAGCGAAAATCTACTTTGATCAAGCATATCAGATATATCCAAACAACACGGTAGCAAAAAACTATAAAGAATTTGCAGACAAAGTAATTAAAAAATATCCATATCACCCAACGGTTAAGCCAAAGAATTGGAGCACAGCCCCAGATCAAAAAACATTTGAATCATACGTAAACAGTATCTCTTCCAAAGTGAAAAAAGACAAGCGATATATCGAATATCCAAACCCAAGTTTTGATGTGATTAAAAAATTCTTACGAGATTATGAAAAGTGGAATTTTGAACAACAGATAAAGGCGGGATCTTCAGGATTTCCAAATCCCGTTATAACAAGAGAGAATAACATGTACGTGCTAAACTATAAGATTTTTGTAAACAAACAACCTGCAGGTCTGCCATTAGATCATGTGAGTACATTAACGCAGTCAACCAAGTTCTGGGAAAGTCATATCTTCAATTCAACTCAGGGACAAGCAGTCGTAAAATTCTCCTACACAGAGACCAAATCAGATGCAAACGTCTGGGTCACTTGGACAGTAAGAAAGCTCGGTGAGGGAGTACTAGGACATGCACATATAGGAAAAGGAGTTGTAGAAGTCGCTCTAGGTGATTACAATTGCGATGGCAGATTTCAGCTGTATGATGTAGCAACTGTTGAGAAGATAATGAGACATGAACTAGGACATTCCATTGGCCTAGGACACACCGACAATACAGATAGCATCATGTATCCATCGATGAAACCCAAGTATGCGTATTGTCTTCTCACCTAA
- a CDS encoding peptidase codes for MENKLIILMSMIMLTGLFGKIYADVMIPEDQILGYYDSEGIYTIVGVVKNTEKYAILPVIHLTILDNGKEISISQSLPTVFPNKDIPFKIKSSEITAIDASITNFDVTFSQVFDKLESKVEVVYDRTLKKHADGHLTGKIINKGNQTQYDVKIYATIHGENNSFIDTAKNLERIDKIDPGQIIDFTMYPDSIVAQDIHYYSCFAIGDETIIPLYAVRNGEKFNFRYDSTASFSVDGGFDETGTVLSLTGVNSFKFPTYVNFEFPKTSDNEKFKVVVNGKVVQFLQSIDEEGSWHVVFDVSGSTQNKIVISGFEKPGSTHTSTNPVTVESSEPVDEVQDMQAESLDGADYSVWYYIAPIIIAGVIGITVFSIRKAKSKV; via the coding sequence GTGGAAAATAAACTGATCATCCTCATGTCAATGATTATGCTTACCGGATTGTTTGGAAAAATTTACGCGGATGTTATGATCCCAGAGGATCAAATTCTGGGATACTATGATTCTGAGGGAATTTACACCATTGTGGGCGTAGTAAAAAACACTGAAAAATATGCCATATTACCAGTGATTCATTTGACTATACTTGATAATGGCAAAGAGATCTCAATTAGTCAAAGCCTCCCAACGGTTTTTCCAAATAAGGACATTCCATTTAAAATCAAATCTTCTGAAATAACTGCAATCGATGCATCAATTACGAATTTTGATGTAACGTTCAGTCAAGTTTTCGATAAACTTGAATCAAAAGTAGAAGTAGTCTACGATAGAACCCTGAAAAAACACGCAGATGGTCACCTAACTGGAAAAATAATCAATAAAGGAAATCAAACTCAATATGATGTCAAAATTTACGCCACAATTCATGGAGAGAATAATTCATTCATTGATACTGCAAAAAACCTTGAAAGAATCGACAAAATAGACCCTGGACAAATTATTGACTTTACAATGTATCCTGATTCTATTGTTGCGCAAGACATTCATTATTATAGCTGTTTTGCAATAGGCGATGAAACAATTATTCCATTATATGCAGTCAGAAATGGTGAAAAATTTAATTTTCGTTATGACTCCACTGCCTCGTTTTCAGTGGATGGGGGATTTGATGAAACAGGTACTGTACTCTCACTTACAGGCGTGAACTCTTTTAAGTTCCCGACATATGTGAATTTTGAATTTCCAAAAACTTCGGACAATGAAAAATTTAAGGTTGTCGTTAACGGCAAAGTCGTTCAGTTCCTTCAGAGTATAGATGAAGAAGGTAGTTGGCATGTCGTGTTTGATGTATCTGGCTCTACACAGAACAAGATTGTGATTTCAGGCTTTGAGAAACCAGGTTCAACCCACACGTCAACAAATCCGGTAACTGTAGAATCCAGCGAACCTGTAGATGAGGTACAAGACATGCAAGCCGAATCTCTGGATGGAGCTGATTACTCTGTCTGGTATTATATCGCTCCTATCATTATTGCAGGCGTGATCGGAATTACTGTTTTTTCAATTAGAAAAGCAAAATCTAAAGTCTAG
- a CDS encoding 3-hydroxyacyl-CoA dehydrogenase family protein produces MTVKNITVLGSGIMGHGIAQVSAMSGYNVVLRDIEQQFLDKAMEKIRWSLEKLVGKGKISKQESDSILSRIKTVVDLKEAVKSADMVIEAVPEIMELKKKVYSELEQVADKRIIFASNTSTLPITEIANTTSRPDRFIGIHFFNPPQLMKLVEVIPGQKTDPQIVNLTVDYVKSVKKEPVICKKDVPGFIVNRLFIPMVHEACWLKQRETYTLEEIDSAVKFAMGFPMGIFELADFTGMDVIHKATIELQIRDKKVILPHPLIEKLYNDKKLGQKTGEGFYKYSDEKYERIQLDEELAKKCNPISLVANILNNAAWLVTNKASDITEIEKAAQLGLGLKKPIFDTAKEFGIKNITSELNGLAQRYGTFYEPDPLLITMQ; encoded by the coding sequence TTGACAGTTAAAAATATCACAGTTCTTGGTTCCGGCATCATGGGACACGGTATTGCCCAAGTCAGTGCAATGTCCGGTTATAATGTAGTACTGAGAGATATCGAGCAGCAATTTTTGGACAAGGCAATGGAGAAAATCAGATGGAGCCTTGAAAAGCTAGTAGGTAAAGGAAAGATCTCAAAACAAGAATCAGATTCAATTCTGTCTAGAATCAAGACCGTGGTTGATCTTAAAGAGGCAGTAAAATCAGCAGACATGGTCATAGAGGCGGTTCCAGAAATAATGGAACTAAAAAAGAAAGTATATTCCGAATTAGAGCAAGTAGCAGACAAACGGATTATCTTTGCGTCAAACACCAGCACACTGCCGATTACTGAAATAGCAAATACAACAAGCAGGCCGGATAGATTTATTGGAATTCACTTTTTCAATCCACCACAATTAATGAAACTAGTAGAAGTAATTCCAGGACAAAAAACAGATCCTCAAATAGTCAATCTTACAGTGGATTATGTCAAATCAGTAAAAAAGGAACCCGTTATTTGTAAAAAAGATGTTCCCGGATTCATAGTGAATCGCCTTTTCATACCCATGGTTCATGAAGCGTGCTGGTTAAAACAAAGAGAAACCTACACCTTAGAAGAAATCGACTCTGCAGTGAAATTCGCCATGGGGTTTCCAATGGGAATTTTTGAGCTTGCCGACTTTACTGGCATGGATGTAATCCACAAAGCAACAATTGAATTACAAATACGTGACAAAAAAGTTATCTTGCCACATCCGCTTATTGAAAAGCTCTACAATGACAAGAAACTAGGTCAAAAAACAGGCGAGGGATTTTACAAATATTCCGACGAGAAATATGAACGAATCCAGCTTGATGAAGAATTAGCAAAAAAATGCAACCCAATATCACTTGTCGCAAATATACTGAACAATGCTGCATGGCTTGTCACAAACAAGGCAAGCGACATTACAGAAATTGAAAAGGCGGCTCAGCTTGGTCTTGGCCTCAAAAAACCGATTTTTGATACTGCAAAAGAATTCGGCATCAAAAATATAACATCCGAGTTAAATGGATTGGCACAAAGATACGGTACTTTTTACGAGCCAGATCCTCTGCTAATAACTATGCAGTAA
- the tfb gene encoding transcription initiation factor IIB (stabilizes TBP binding to an archaeal box-A promoter; responsible for recruiting RNA polymerase II to the pre-initiation complex): MTTSQSRCPSCGKNTIQVDAVNGEIYCRNCGYVAAEKIEEAGPEWRSFSNDGSDKSRVGAATSLTMHDMGLSTVIGSADKDATGKPLSAAMKNSIERLRTWDSRTQAHTSADRNLRQALNELEKMKDKLGLADAVIEKAAYIYRKAMEKKLVRGRSIHGLIAACLYAACRNTETVRTLDDIAESINIRRKNVARCYRLIYKELDLKMPVADPIKGIARIASMANLSEKTKRKAMEILKKAKVIGMVAGKDPMGLAAAALYLACVSNGEIRSQKDISVAAGVTEVTIRNRCVGLKGLLDK; encoded by the coding sequence ATGACAACCTCACAATCAAGATGCCCATCATGTGGAAAGAACACCATACAAGTTGATGCGGTAAATGGTGAAATTTATTGCAGAAATTGCGGTTATGTAGCTGCGGAAAAAATTGAGGAGGCTGGGCCAGAATGGAGATCGTTTTCAAATGATGGTTCAGATAAAAGTCGAGTAGGTGCCGCCACGTCACTCACAATGCACGATATGGGATTATCCACCGTGATAGGAAGTGCTGACAAGGATGCCACTGGAAAACCGTTATCGGCGGCGATGAAAAATTCTATTGAGCGATTACGAACATGGGACAGTAGAACCCAGGCACATACATCTGCAGATAGGAATCTAAGACAGGCACTAAACGAACTTGAAAAAATGAAAGACAAATTAGGTCTTGCAGACGCAGTAATTGAAAAAGCAGCATACATCTACAGAAAGGCAATGGAGAAAAAGCTCGTCAGAGGCAGATCCATTCATGGTTTGATTGCCGCGTGCCTTTATGCAGCATGCAGAAATACAGAGACGGTGAGAACTCTGGATGACATTGCAGAGAGTATCAACATCAGGCGAAAAAATGTAGCAAGATGCTACAGACTCATATACAAAGAGTTAGATCTCAAAATGCCAGTAGCAGACCCAATAAAGGGGATAGCACGAATTGCAAGCATGGCAAATCTTTCTGAAAAGACCAAAAGAAAGGCAATGGAGATACTTAAGAAAGCCAAAGTAATCGGAATGGTTGCGGGAAAGGACCCAATGGGGCTTGCAGCAGCTGCACTGTATTTGGCATGCGTATCCAATGGTGAGATTAGATCGCAAAAGGACATATCGGTGGCCGCAGGAGTAACCGAGGTAACAATTAGGAATCGTTGTGTCGGACTGAAGGGATTGCTAGACAAATAA
- a CDS encoding AbrB/MazE/SpoVT family DNA-binding domain-containing protein has protein sequence MIGNNNQDYLSMFQEWVQKGGRAQAEFMKAFSAYMETNQKFDPVNTLKELTTKSSEAQANLMASMSNAQKNTMEQFFNMGNLLQNFIGYGAFKTTIGSNGRISIPEAERDALRINEGDLVQVVVIPLEKKKRQS, from the coding sequence ATGATTGGTAACAATAACCAAGATTATCTATCTATGTTTCAAGAATGGGTGCAAAAAGGCGGACGTGCACAGGCAGAATTTATGAAAGCATTTTCAGCTTACATGGAGACTAATCAAAAATTTGATCCAGTAAATACTCTCAAAGAACTGACTACAAAATCTTCTGAGGCACAAGCCAATCTTATGGCATCTATGTCAAATGCTCAAAAAAACACCATGGAACAATTTTTCAATATGGGTAATCTTTTGCAAAACTTCATTGGGTATGGTGCTTTTAAGACAACAATTGGAAGTAATGGAAGAATCTCAATTCCAGAAGCAGAACGTGATGCACTGCGAATCAATGAAGGCGACCTAGTCCAAGTAGTTGTGATTCCTCTAGAAAAAAAGAAGCGCCAGTCCTAA
- a CDS encoding HIT domain-containing protein, with protein MDCIFCKIANGIIPARIVSESKKSIAFLDAFPLTKGHTLVIPKNHYSKLQDITSEDNADLFSLMHALIPKIDSINGSSLISIHNGKDAGQEIPHIHIHLIPRSQSDGAGAVHSMFRHRPKLSDAEFDKILSKLKTS; from the coding sequence ATGGATTGTATTTTTTGCAAAATTGCCAATGGTATAATTCCGGCAAGAATAGTATCCGAATCAAAAAAATCAATTGCTTTTTTGGATGCATTCCCACTGACCAAAGGACATACTCTAGTTATTCCAAAAAACCACTATTCAAAATTACAGGATATTACTTCTGAGGATAACGCTGATCTGTTTTCTCTAATGCATGCTCTAATTCCAAAAATTGATTCAATAAATGGCTCCTCTCTAATCTCAATCCATAACGGGAAAGATGCCGGCCAAGAAATTCCACACATCCACATACATTTGATTCCACGAAGTCAATCTGATGGTGCTGGTGCGGTACATTCAATGTTCAGGCATAGACCAAAACTATCAGATGCAGAATTTGATAAAATTTTATCCAAGCTAAAAACTAGCTAG